The DNA window GGGAGACAGGTCTCATTCATCTTCGTGTCtaatacatattattattattattatcttttttagggctgcacctgcagcatatggagtttcccaggtaggggttgaatcggagctgtagcccgtGGCctcacgccacagccatagcaacttgggatccaagctgtatctgcgacctacaccaaagctcatggcaatgctggatccttaacccactgaggccagggatggaacctgtgtcctcatggatactagtcagattcgtttctgctgagccacagtgagaactcctccaACACGTTTTACAAAATCTGTCCCAGATCTATTACCACCAGACACCTGATAGCGGAAGACTTCATCCACCACCTGGGTAGGTCTAATGCATTATATTGATATTTGAGTCTACAAGCGCTACTCAGGGCACCGTGAGCTTTGGAATTCCAGAGATTTGCTTTTCCTGGGTCCCATCTTGTCATGTTGGCCCCACTCTGCCACACTTTTCAGTTGTgtattccctttccttttccagctGCATTCCTGAAGCCTTCTTTCGCCCTCAGGCTCACCCACAATCTCTTCTTTCCGTCCCACTGGATGAAGGGCTCCACCTGTGCAAGTGGGCCTGGCAGTTCCTGCCCTCTCTGTGATTTGGCCCAACTTAGCTCCTCCCTCTGTGTTCCCATAACCTTTCCTCCCATAGTCCCTTAGCTGGCCTGCTGGCTGCTAGGCAATTCTAGGTCCCTCAATCAGAATTGTTtttgctccccccgcccccaccctctgcctgctCAGGGAGATTTTAACCATCCTTCAGAGCTTGAGTCAAATTTACCCCTTCCATAAAACCCCTTCTTACATCAGCCTCTGGACCCAAGCTTCTCTGCTTTCTCATTATGTCTCACCATTCTATCATCAATTCTGAATTCCTTCAGGTTCAGGTCCAAATCATGCCTGGACCTACCCACACTCTCAACACCCATCTTGGGCAGCCACTCTACAAGTTTCAGAGGACAagccccttcctctctttcaGGCTCAGTTACTCCATCAAGACTGGGCTTAGGAGCCCTGCTCCCCTGGGTTTCTGCGCGCATTAATCAAGGGTAGGTAAGGAAAGCGCTCTAGAGCTCCTCACTGATAGGGTGGGGACTCGCGTGGCCCCTTCACAACGCAGGTCCGTGAGAACGCGCCTGGGGCGGGGCCACGCGGGGGCTCCTGGGAGTTGCAGTCCGTGGGAGAGGAATTCGCAGTCTCCGCAGGCCCCGAGCGGAGGCTTGCGGACAATCCTGGGAAGGTGGCGGGGGCCTACAGGGCGCGAGGCGCTGGGCCCTGGGCCCGCCCCAGGCGGGGATGGGACCGAGCGCGGGCAACCGGACTGGCCCTGCCGCTGCTGCTGGCGCTTCTGCTAGCGCTGGCGGGCGGCGGGGACGCGTTCTACCTCGAGGTCCGCGAGCTGGAGGAGAAGTGCTTCATCCAGGAGATCCCCGATGGCACGGTGGTCATaggtgcgcgcgtgcgcgcggcTGGTCCCAGTCTTGCCCTCCCCGCGCCCAGAGTCCTGAGAGGGGTTGGGGGATGAGGACTTGCGGATCAGCTCAGGCCCACACCTCTCCTCcactgccaggggctgggcacGGGTGGAAAATGGGTGGACAGCAGTGTGACCAAAGCATCCTTTGCATTGCCTGTACCGCGGTTGGGGCGCTGAGGAGGCAAGTCTGATGCAGACCTGATAACAGCAGAAAATTGGGTCTggaaaggggagaagagaggCGGAGGGCATGGTCAGGCCCCGCAATCAGACGCCCACGCCCACGCCTTCCTGTTCCTTCCCTGACCCCCCTTACTCCTAGAGGTCCTGGGCGGGCTCTTGGTTGTGGGTGTGGCTGGGGATGCATCCAGGCTGCCTCTCCATTAGGTAACTACAAGACTGAGCTATACGACCCCGCTGTGGAAAAGTACCAGCCTTCCCCGCAGTGGATCAATTTGTTCGTGTTTGTGAAGGACCCTGAGAACAAGGTGAGGCAGGCCTTGACTCCCTGCAGCACCCCTTCCAGACCTCCCTAGTCCTCCATTTCTCTCTGGAGGACTAAAGGAGGGCTCAAGGAAGGCCATGTGAACCGTAGTGTTGTGTTTTGATAGTGCTGGGATCTGAGCTTTTTGAGCCCAAACTGGTGCCATTTCTTTTCCACCCTCCTCGCTGGTCTGGCCTATGGGGGTCAGGACCTGGGATATCCCCAGAATTCCTCTAGGTGTCTAATCAGCTTCTCTGTGCTCACTGGAGGCTGCTTCCTCTAGAACCTGCTGTCCCGTCAGTACGGCCCTCGGGGCAGCTTCACCTTCACCTCCCAGTCTCCTGGAGAGCACCAGATCTGCCTTCACCTTGAGTCCATCCGGTTCGCCCTCTTCTATGATGGCAAGCTGGTGAGTATGGCAGGGGAATGTCACCAACCCTGAAGCTCAGCGTCTCAGTCCCTAGGGTAAGAAGGATGCAGGATGGGCTTTCCATGAAGTAAACATACAGAGGATAGCTCCTGAAGAATGAGGGGGGACCCAGGAGGGAGTCCTCTCGGCTCCCTGCCAGCCCTAGGATAAAGACCAAGCTTGCTAATGTGAAATTCAGAGCTGTTCAGCAGCTGAATGCTCCTAGTTTCTTCATTGCCACCTCCCACCATTACAGGACTGATCAGAGCTGCCTGTCTTAAACACTGAGTCATACCTCTGTTTCTCTGCACATGTTGTTCTGTCCCTTCTGTCTTTTGGCTATAGAGCTCCATGCATGCAGTTCTTTAATCTGGTGTTTTGGCACTCAGAACAGGGCTAGTCCCTGCATCAATAAGTGTGAGGAGCTGAACTCTGTTCACTGTTAGACCCAGAATGGGGTGTGGAAGCTGGGTTTCTGGCAGGTGAGTGGAGCTGAGCTTCCTGACCCCCTCCCTTGGCTCCAGGCCATTCACTTGGACATGCAGTTGGGTGAGCGCACCAACGATTATACGGAACTTGTGGCCAACGACAAGCTGAGTCTGCTGCATCTGCGCATACAGCAGCTGGTGGAACAGGTGGAGAAGATCCAGAAGGAGCAGGAGTACCAgagggtgaggggctgggctggcccaGCTGGGACAGGGGATGTGTAACCTTCCAGGGAGTGACTCTTCCAGCTCttcccctgggggcagggggtcagTTCAGTTCTAGCCAGGCACCTTTTCTGTTCTCCCCTCCCACAGTGGCGAGAGGAGCGCTTCCGGCAGACAAGCGAGAGTACCAACCAGCGGGTGCTGTGGTGGTCCATTCTGCAAACCTTCATCCTTGTGGCCACTGGCATCTGGCAGATGCTGCACCTCAAGAGCTTCTTTAAAGCCAAGAAGCTGGTTTAGATGGACTCCAGAGATCAGAGGCCTAGCCCCCACCCACTCCCCCTTCTGCTGGCAAAGGGAAGtagcctggcctggcctgctcCTGGCTTCTCCCACCCCTCCCAACCCCACAGGGCTTCCTTGCTACTGGCAGGGGGAGAGAGGACCTCTTTAAACTGGTTTCTCAGCAAAGACTTGGGAGAGGATGGGTTTCCAGCTGGAAACACATGGGTGGGAGGGGCTGtagtttcttttgtggctcagtgttgcTGAGCAGAAGGGAGTGAGTGTTCCCCCAACCCCCATGTTAAATAGAGTGGGTGACTTATCCCAAGAGTGAATATAAATTATAACTGTCAAACTTTCTGACCTAAACATTTATTGCCTCCTACTCTGCAATTCATTCTGCGTGTCCAATCAGATGTTAACATTTCAGGTCCTGCATGCATTGGATGGGGTGAAAGGTGCTTTTACCCCGGAAGCCTTAGCAACATGTGGAAGCTTTTCCAGAAAAGTCCACTTAGGACCTATCTTCTGGGTAACCTGAGTGCTGATGGTGATCCTCTGCCTCCCTGTCTCTCTGGGCTCTGGTCAGGCTCATGCACTCCCTTTCGAATCACCTGGACTTCTGGGTTCTTCAAGGAGTCTGATGGGCACTTCTGTCTTCCTGCTATTTTTCAGTTGACCTATGTCTGTTTCTAGGATGCCATTGGCTGATCTTTTCAGGAGATCCCCAAGTCACTGTTCCCATTATATTCTGCATCTCCTATAACTTAGTCTTCACAGGTGGACACAAGAGGAGATGCCCCCATTGCTTCTGCCTGATCTAGTTCACATTCTACCAAGCCCTGTGTTGGCTGCTCTGTTGGAACTTCTCTCATGTGAATTTGACATTTTCTGCTATAAAGAAATTCACTAGTTGGCCCCATCAATAAAATCAAAGTCCAATCATCAAGGCCATGGATATCAATAAGGGAGATTCCCCAGGCAGAGGGGCAGGTGTGACAACCCTGGCCTCTTAGCCCCTGAGATAGACTCACCTTCCCCTAGGATACTCCTGAGGGATGACTGCAAGCCTCAGGGGTGCTGCTCACTTGTGTGTCTGGCCCCAGTTGGCCTCTGAAAGTATGAATAAGAATTAAGTtaaggctgggggcagggaccaTTGGAGAGGAACTCCTGACCAGGGAATGTGACCTTAGGGTCATTTCCCTCATCTAAAGctaggggtggggttggggagggtgcTCTGCTCTCAGCTGCAAGGGAAGTAGAATGACCCAGATGGGTACATTCTTGCCCACGGAACCTGTGGTCTGACACCAAATTAGGAGGGACCTTGAGCATGCATAAGAATGATGCATGCTTCTGAGAAGAAAGCCTGGGCTAAGGGCAACATGTCAGGAATCCTGGCCTAATCCAGATGGCTGTAGATGGCTGCATTTCATAACTGGGACTCAGGATAGGAGTTAGCTGGGGGAAGAATGGTCTAGGTAGTGGGAATAGCACATACAGAAGCTCTCAGGCAAAAAAAGGACATGGTTATTGGGAGAAGCCAAAAGAAGGCCAAACTATATCAAAATCCCAACTCCAGAGAGGCTATCTGCAGCCTGCTTTCCAAATTATGATTTCCTATCTAGGACCTGCCTCTTCCCCAGTGATTAACCCCAGAAGGAccaccctatttatttatttatttgttgtttgtttgtttgttttaggatcgcaccctcggcatatggaggttctcaagccagggggtccagtcagagctgtagccaccggcctacaccacagccacagcaactcaggatccaagccaagtctgtgacctacatcacagctcatggcaatgctggatccttaacccattgagaaaggccagggatcgatcccgaatcctcatggatgctaattgggtttgttaaccactgagccatgacagaattCCAGGACCACCCTTTTTAGAGGGATCCTGTCTTCTGCTCACAGCTGTGAGACTTTATCCTGATGATTCAATAGGGAAACAAGTCACAAAAGAGCAATAGTGAGTACATGGGAGAGCTGCACACACACAGTAGAAGGGGGTTCCTTTGTGTCAACCTCCCCATCCATTTCCAAATGGAACCTTCAGTCACTCTGTGGAGGAAGGGACACGTGTCCCCGATTTAGAGAACAGAGCCAGCTAGTAAGGGACAGGCTATTCTAAAACCTGGCCAATTcgactcaattcttttttttttttttttttttttttttttttttgtctttttggggccacacccatggcatatggagattcccaggctaggggtcgaatcagagctgtagccgctggcctacgccacagccattgcaacacaggatccgagctgtctctgcgacctacaccacagctcacagcaacacgagatccttaacccaccgagtgaagccaggggtcgaacccgcaacctcatggttcctagtaggattcatttctgctgtgccacaacaggaactcctcaactcaaTTCTTGGTGTTCTTTTCTCTATCCAAGCTACTTTTCTCCAGGTAGAGAAAAGACCTCATACAAAGAGGTAAGACTTACTGTCTCTGTTTTGAAAGAGCTGGCTGTTTGAATAAGTATATTAGTTTCtgtggctgccataacaaattatcacaaacttggtaaattaaaacaatagaaatttattctctcacagttctggaggccagaagtacAAATTCAGGGTGTCCTTCCAAAGGCTCTTAAAGAgaatccttcttcctcttccagctGGTGGCTCCAGGAATCCTTTGGTTTTCATCTGTAAGGCTCCAATCTTTGCCTCCACTTTCTCCTCTTGTGTCTGTCTCCTCTTCTATgttttataaggacacttgtcattTGGATTTAGAACTCACCTaggtaatccaggatgatctcatcccAAGGtccttaaataaattatattggcAAAgaccttttttccaaataagttcatatTCACAGGGTACAGAAGTAAGGACATAGGTATGGCTTCTGTGGAGCCATAATCCAACCCACATCAGAAAGCAACAAGTGTACACATGGTAAGGTCCTCAGTGATCTAACAAATAGGGTGCTAGGAGCTCTCAGAATTCAGGATGGGGCGAGacatgaatggatggatggatagatgggaaAGGGGATGTCAAGGAAGTCTTTACAAAGGAAATATTGAGTACTTGAGTATTTAAGACAAGGAGTACTTGAGTAGACCACTAAAAGATGGAAAGGGTTGAATATGAAGAATGGGGAAAAGTTCCAGTTTGGGGAGATGGAGCCTATGAAGATGCAAATGCAAATTTGcaaaggatttcttttctttttcttcttttggctgcacctgtggcatgtggaagttcctgggccaagagaTTGAacgcatgccacagcagtgacccgagccacagcagtgacaacaccagatccttaaccccctgagccattaGAGAACTCCCCAAAGGATTTCAATATAATTCAACATATAATCCAATAGCTACGAGTTATATAACACTGTAAGacatagactttgaaaaagagAGGAATCAAGAAAATAAGTATAGCATGAGTAGGATGAAGACAGGAGGGAAGTTAGATCAAACAATggatggggagtttccatcatggctcagcggaaactaatcaaactagcatccatgaggatgcaggttcaatccctggcctcgctcagtgggttaaggatccagcgttgctgtgagctatggtataggtcatagtagacacagctcagatctgacatttctgtggctgtggtgtaggccagaggctacagctctgatttgacccgctgcctaggaacctccatatgccttgggtgcagccctaaatgatttagaaaaaaaatttaaaaaaaggaaggatggaagtgAATACATACTTACTACACGTTGAACAATCAGAAGTAGGCTGTTAACAGAGGCTGCAGACTGGTGACCTGCAAATGTGTTGTTTGTCCTTCACAGTGTTAATCTTTTTTCAGATTAGTTGACAACAGTAACTGCCATGGTTGGGATATATTTGGGACATACTGCATAGGCAAACTGGTTGGATGAAAGagcttggagctgttttgcaacAGTTGACCTAAATGTGAGAAAATGATGGTTGTGCATATCTAGGAGGTGTGATAAAAATTATGAGGAAGGAATGGGCCTCTCTCCCTGGGGAACACTGCCTTAGACAGTCACTCACAGATGGGAGAGCATTTATGGAAGTCCAGGTTTCCAGAAGAGAATTCCAACACATGGTTGGAgcagaaaaatacacatttggACACACTGGACAGGCTAAGGAACAGGTTGACTTTACCTGCATCACctgccctccccccccgccccaaactgGCACAGTTCAGTGTCAATAAATCATTttctggcgttcccgtcgtggctcagtggttaacgaatccgactaggaactatgaggttgtaggttcaatccctggccttgctcagtgggttaaggatccggcattgctgtgagctgtggtgtaggtcgcagatgcggctcagatccattgttgctgtggctctggtgtaggccggcggctacagctccgattagacccctagcctgggaatctccatatgccatcggtgtggccctagaaaagacaaaaaaaaaaaaaaaaagaaagaaatgattttctattcttttttctttctttttttctttttttttttttttttttgctttttatggctgcaccttcagcatatgaaagttcccaggctaggggtcaaattggagctagagctgccagctacaccacagccacggcaatgccacatctgagccacatctgtgccctgtgctgcagctcacggcagcaacgctggattcttaacccactgagcaaggtcagggatcgaaccgcatccttatggatactaggcagattcttaatttgctgagccacaattggaactccaagaaaaaattttcttgaCTAGTGATTTCTCCGCAAGGTAAACTGAGAGTGTGTGAGTGAGCATCCAACTTccccagcagtgcaggatcctgcCAAAGAAGCCACTTCTCTTTTGCTCCATCCAGGGTACTGAATAGTGTGCTGTATTACCGAGGGGTCggaagaggctgggagagagCAGATAAGACTCTCAGAGGACATTAAAGGGATGTGTCACAAACTCCATTAAGAAGCCTGTCCACAAACCGCCGGGGACACTTTACCTTTAAATCTCCCCATATGGCCCAAGGGCACCACCAGGGTGGCTAGTTCCATAACTCCACCCTGTGGCTAGCTCCCTGTGTGCACTTCTGAGAGCAGTGAGCAAGCTCTGGTAGACAGTAGCGAGCATGTGTAGAAAGCTGGCCTAAATTGGCTGGCCAGAGAGAGACCACAAATTTGAGCTTTAGCTTTACCCCTTGAAAAGCAAGAGTCTGTCAGCCTCTGGTCTGGTGCATTGCAGGATGGAGAGAAGGCATACAAACTTAAGAATTCTGCCACAAGAGGGAGCAAGAAATGTAGACCAGGCATATTCATAGACAGTCTGAGGAAACCGCACTATTCATAGCAGGGCTGATGGAAAGTTATTTCTCTTCCAAAGTCAATGAGTAAAGGCTGGAGGAGGTGACTGCTACTTAACATGTGAAGACAAGATCAAAAGACTACAAggaacatgaggagttcccgttgtggtgcagcaaaggatccaactaggaatccctgggatgcaaggatggttcaacatgtatGCAAACCAataaatgtcatacaccacattaataaagtgaaagataaaaataagggattctgggagttctcgtcatggcgcagtggaaacgaatccgactaggaactatgaggtggtaggtttgatccctggcctcgctcagtggggatcgaaggatccagtgttgccctgagcagtggtgtaggttgcaaacacagcttggatctggtgttgctgtggctctggtgtaggctggcggcaacagctccgatttgacccctagcccgggaacctccatatgccatgggtgcagccctaaaaagcaaaaaataaataaataaataaacaaataaaaaattggggGATTCTGGagctcttgctgtggcacaacgggagcAGCAGCATCTTGAGAGTGCtgggaagtgggttcaatccctggcctggcacagtgggttaaggatctggcattgccacacctgcagcttagtttgtggctatggctcagatctgacccctggcctgggaactccatatgccatggggtggccaaaacaaTCAGGAGTTTCTTTGTGACatggtaggttaaggacccagcattgccactgcagtggcttgggtcattgttgctgcatgggttcaatccctggcccaggaacttccacatatcatgggcgtggccaaaaaaatcacatgattaccCCAACAGGTACAGAAAAAACATCtgacaaaatacaacattctttttgtttgtttgtttgtttgtttgtttttggtctttttagggctgcactcacggtatatggaggttcctaggctaggggttgaataggagctgcagccactgcctacaccacagccacggcaaggtgggatccgagccaagtctttgacctacaccactgctcatggcaacactggatccttaacccactgagcaaggccaggatacaagtcagattcgtttccactgagccatggcaggaactccataacattctttaatgataaaaactctcaagaaaTTGGGTGTAGAAAGAACATATCTCAAtgcaataaaggccatataggaTAGCCCATGGCTGAAATCACAGTTAGTGGTCAAAGGTGGAAAGCATTTTCCCTAAGATGAGGAATAAGACAAGGGTGCCCCCCTCACTACTCCTATTCAAGATAGTACTAGAAGTCTTAGCCAGAGAAtttagccaagaaaaagaaataataagcatttgaattgaaaaggaagaagtaaaattgtctttccggatgatatgatcttatatatagaaaatgctaAAAGTTCCATACACACATACCAAAAAACACCCTGTTAGAATTAATCAATGATTTCAGTAcagtgcaggatacaaaatccaCATACAGAaatgagttgctttttttttttatttttattttagggctgcacctgaggcatatggaggttcccaggctaggggttgaatcagggctgcagccgccagcctacaccacagccacagcaacccgggatctgagccaagtctgcgacctacaccacagctcatggcaacactggatctttaacttactgagcgaggcgagggactgagcccatattctcatggatactagtcaggattattaactgctgagccaggagggcaACTCCcagttgcatttttatttttttaatttattttttatttttgtctttttgccttttctagggccgcacccacggcatatggaggttcccaggctacgggtctaatcggagctgtagccgcctgcctactccagagccacagcaatgcaggatctgagctgagtctgcagcctgcaccacagctcatagcaacaccagatccttaacccactgagcaaggccagggatcgaaaccacaacctcatggttcctagtcagattcattaaccactgagctacgacaggaactctccagtTGCATTTTTATATCCTAACAATTAGATAtctaaaaaagcaacaaagaaaataataccattcaaaataaaaaataaaatacttaggaataaatttaaccagggaGGTAAAATATCTactacactgagaactataagactctgatgaaagaaactgaaaacacaaataaatagaaaaatgtccTAAGTTCATGGATCATAAAAATTAATCATGTTAAAATTtccatactggagttcccatcgtggctcagtggttaatgaatctgactaggaaccatgaggttgtggtttcgatccctggccttgctcagtgggttaaggatctggcgttgccatgagctgtggtgcaggctgcagactcagctcggatcctgcattgctgtggctctggagtaggccggtggctacagctccaattcgacccctagcctgggaacctctgtatgccgcaggaagcagccccagaaaaaggcaaaaaaagacaataagtaaataaataaataaaataaaataacatttccaTACTGCTCAAAGCCATCTCTAGAGTCAATGCAAtgtctatcaaaattccaatgacatttgtcatgtaactggaaaaaaaaatcctgaaatttgtatggaatcacaaaagaccctgaataatcaaagtaattctgagaaagaacaaagctagaggcacaacacttcctaatttattttattttattttttgcttttcaggtccacacccatggctcccaggcaaggggtagaattggagctactgctgccagcctatgccatagcaacagcaatgtctgcaacctacaccacagctcacggcaatgctggatccctgacccattgagtgaggtcagggactgaacccacatcctcatggatacta is part of the Sus scrofa isolate TJ Tabasco breed Duroc chromosome 2, Sscrofa11.1, whole genome shotgun sequence genome and encodes:
- the LOC100524609 gene encoding transmembrane emp24 domain-containing protein 9; this translates as MVQDRGQHLVLPAKSCLSDHPCSQLLVNALAAFLKPSFALRLTHNLFFPSHWMKGSTCGGDSRGPFTTQVRENAPGAGPRGGSWELQSVGEEFAVSAGPERRLADNPGKVAGAYRARGAGPWARPRRGWDRARATGLALPLLLALLLALAGGGDAFYLEVRELEEKCFIQEIPDGTVVIGNYKTELYDPAVEKYQPSPQWINLFVFVKDPENKNLLSRQYGPRGSFTFTSQSPGEHQICLHLESIRFALFYDGKLAIHLDMQLGERTNDYTELVANDKLSLLHLRIQQLVEQVEKIQKEQEYQRWREERFRQTSESTNQRVLWWSILQTFILVATGIWQMLHLKSFFKAKKLV